One Candidatus Poribacteria bacterium genomic window carries:
- a CDS encoding valine--tRNA ligase: MANLPKIYAPHEIEGKWYQLWQKNGYFHAESTSDKPPYAIVIPPPNITGSLHIGHALDNTLQDCLIRWRRMQGYNALWMPGTDHAGIVTELIMERQLAEEGTSRTELGREKFIERMWQWKDESAGYIVSQLQKLGCSCDWERERFTLDEGLSKAVRTAFVKLYDQGLIYRDTYMANWCPHCNTVISNLEVEPIEIDGHFYHIRYPVKDSEIVLEIATTRPETMLGDTAVAVHSEDERYQHLIGKTALLPLCDREIPIIADAYVDTEFGTGALKVTPAHDTNDYEIGLRHNLKQLTIFTPDACINENAPEKYVGLSRWECRERVVEDLQNSGALVKIVPHRHAVGHHDRCGTVVEPAISPQWFMNVRPLAQRAIEATKKGEIQFIPERETTRFYHWMENIEPWPISRQRWWGHRLPIWDCNACGAVTAALETPQQCEACGASDFRQEEDVLDTWFSSGLWPFSTMGWPENTEELKTFYPTSVLVTGWDILFFWVARMIMLGLGCMNEVPFRTVYLHGLVADEKGQKMSKSKGNSIDPLETIETYGTDAFRFALVNTSTPIPYVPLPESQIEAGKRFANKIWNAARFILMNLEKHPVPAKMDDVAAESSSTYKQETLEIAWIQSRLSHTIAATTEAFEDFRFYEATQILYAFLWHEFCDWYLEFAKQRISQNQPEALWVAADVLEQTMRLLHPVMPFLTEEIWQQLPHGGGKNGSAEKGSITVAAWPEPIGEDPTAETTMATLMEVIERVRSIRGELNVPLGASVEVHIQSPNAETRERLEAYLAQYLPAFTRVADITIAESLSKPPASAEAVIGELAIYIPLADIIDLDAEHARLSKRHQQILKDVAAAQKTLDNPNFIQRAPERVVKQKEELLARLEVEKEKLARSLAMLTESEKEA, translated from the coding sequence ATGGCAAATCTTCCGAAAATCTACGCCCCTCACGAAATTGAGGGGAAATGGTACCAACTTTGGCAGAAAAACGGCTACTTTCACGCCGAGTCAACCTCTGACAAACCGCCTTACGCCATCGTTATACCCCCACCGAATATCACTGGCAGTTTACACATCGGGCACGCCCTTGACAATACACTCCAGGATTGCCTCATCCGATGGCGACGCATGCAAGGCTATAACGCCCTCTGGATGCCCGGAACCGACCACGCCGGTATTGTCACCGAACTTATTATGGAGCGACAACTCGCCGAAGAAGGCACCAGCAGAACCGAACTCGGACGTGAAAAATTCATCGAACGTATGTGGCAGTGGAAAGATGAATCCGCCGGGTATATCGTTTCGCAGCTCCAGAAACTCGGGTGCTCCTGTGATTGGGAACGCGAGCGTTTTACACTCGATGAAGGTCTGTCGAAAGCCGTTCGCACTGCCTTTGTTAAACTCTACGATCAAGGACTCATCTATCGCGATACCTACATGGCGAATTGGTGCCCACACTGTAACACCGTTATCAGTAATCTTGAAGTTGAACCCATTGAGATAGATGGCCACTTTTATCATATCCGCTATCCGGTTAAGGACAGTGAGATCGTACTCGAAATTGCCACAACCCGTCCAGAAACGATGTTGGGCGACACCGCTGTTGCTGTGCACTCTGAAGATGAACGGTATCAACATTTGATTGGAAAAACAGCACTCCTACCGCTCTGCGATAGAGAAATTCCGATAATCGCTGATGCGTATGTGGATACAGAATTCGGGACAGGTGCCTTGAAGGTGACACCCGCGCACGATACGAATGACTATGAAATTGGTTTGCGACACAACCTCAAGCAGCTCACAATTTTCACACCGGATGCATGTATAAACGAAAACGCCCCCGAAAAATACGTCGGCTTGTCCCGATGGGAGTGCCGCGAACGGGTCGTTGAGGATCTGCAGAACTCGGGGGCTCTCGTCAAAATTGTCCCACATCGGCACGCCGTTGGACATCATGACCGATGTGGCACCGTTGTTGAACCTGCTATATCACCGCAATGGTTTATGAATGTGCGTCCACTTGCCCAGCGCGCTATAGAAGCAACCAAAAAAGGGGAGATCCAATTTATCCCAGAACGCGAAACCACTCGCTTCTATCATTGGATGGAGAACATCGAACCCTGGCCCATCTCACGTCAACGCTGGTGGGGACATCGCCTCCCAATATGGGATTGTAACGCATGCGGTGCCGTCACCGCTGCGCTGGAAACCCCGCAGCAGTGCGAAGCATGTGGTGCCTCCGACTTTCGGCAAGAAGAGGACGTGCTGGACACATGGTTCAGCTCCGGGTTGTGGCCCTTCTCTACTATGGGATGGCCAGAAAATACGGAAGAACTGAAGACTTTTTACCCGACGTCCGTCCTTGTAACCGGCTGGGATATCCTCTTCTTCTGGGTCGCAAGAATGATTATGCTCGGATTAGGATGTATGAACGAGGTCCCGTTCCGCACGGTTTATCTGCATGGACTTGTTGCCGATGAAAAGGGACAGAAGATGAGCAAATCCAAGGGAAATAGCATTGACCCCTTAGAGACAATTGAGACCTATGGAACGGATGCATTCCGCTTTGCGCTCGTCAATACAAGCACCCCAATCCCTTATGTCCCGCTTCCAGAATCGCAGATCGAGGCAGGTAAGCGATTTGCGAACAAAATTTGGAACGCAGCCCGGTTCATTCTGATGAACTTAGAGAAGCATCCTGTGCCCGCAAAAATGGATGACGTAGCGGCTGAATCCTCCAGCACCTACAAACAGGAAACATTAGAAATCGCTTGGATACAGAGCCGTCTGAGTCATACCATCGCAGCAACAACCGAGGCTTTTGAGGACTTTCGTTTTTATGAAGCCACACAAATACTCTATGCCTTCCTTTGGCATGAATTCTGCGATTGGTACTTGGAATTTGCCAAACAACGCATCTCACAAAATCAACCAGAGGCACTTTGGGTAGCAGCAGATGTCCTGGAACAGACAATGCGTCTCCTACACCCTGTGATGCCTTTCTTGACCGAGGAGATTTGGCAACAACTCCCGCACGGTGGAGGCAAAAACGGATCCGCCGAAAAAGGTTCGATAACAGTTGCCGCATGGCCAGAACCAATAGGCGAAGATCCGACGGCAGAAACCACCATGGCGACACTCATGGAAGTTATCGAAAGGGTCCGAAGTATCCGAGGCGAGTTAAATGTTCCCCTCGGCGCATCCGTAGAGGTTCATATCCAATCGCCAAATGCTGAAACCCGTGAGCGACTTGAAGCATACTTGGCACAATATCTGCCAGCCTTCACACGCGTAGCAGACATAACAATCGCCGAATCGTTGTCCAAACCCCCGGCTTCGGCGGAAGCCGTTATCGGTGAGCTTGCTATCTACATCCCGCTTGCCGATATAATCGATCTGGATGCCGAGCATGCCAGGCTGAGTAAGCGGCATCAACAGATCCTTAAAGATGTCGCAGCAGCGCAGAAGACTTTAGATAATCCGAATTTCATTCAGCGTGCCCCTGAAAGGGTTGTTAAACAAAAGGAAGAGTTACTTGCACGACTGGAAGTAGAGAAAGAGAAATTGGCGCGAAGTCTCGCTATGCTCACTGAGTCGGAAAAGGAAGCGTAA
- the raiA gene encoding ribosome-associated translation inhibitor RaiA, which yields MKVTYSGHNLKITDDIHAYILNRADKIESRFNGMQELNVVLKSEKHRFDAEMIVTAPRVSFYAKSETHEILSALDTVTDKILSQIRRYRDRVKDRRNIAPHREVVARLNPEEVDASPEVEGIDTPVVVSTQDKFASKPLTLAEATTELEATNSGFLLFLNAETRQVNLIYEMETKGTYGWVEPLFT from the coding sequence ATGAAAGTAACCTACTCAGGACATAATTTAAAAATTACCGATGATATTCACGCGTATATCCTCAACCGTGCCGATAAAATTGAGTCGCGTTTTAACGGGATGCAAGAACTAAATGTCGTTCTCAAATCTGAAAAACACCGGTTTGATGCCGAGATGATAGTGACAGCACCCCGCGTGTCATTCTATGCAAAAAGTGAGACGCATGAGATCCTCTCTGCGCTGGATACTGTTACGGATAAAATCCTCAGCCAGATCCGACGTTACAGGGATCGAGTGAAAGACCGCCGAAATATTGCACCCCATCGAGAGGTAGTGGCACGACTCAATCCGGAAGAGGTGGACGCATCACCGGAAGTTGAAGGAATTGATACCCCTGTCGTTGTGTCAACACAGGATAAATTCGCATCCAAACCCCTGACGCTCGCGGAAGCCACAACGGAACTTGAAGCCACGAATTCCGGATTTCTTCTGTTTTTAAATGCCGAAACGCGACAGGTAAATCTAATTTATGAAATGGAAACCAAGGGGACTTATGGATGGGTAGAACCCCTCTTCACCTAA
- a CDS encoding PaaI family thioesterase, protein MGIENNDNCFVCGMKNPYGFQVKPEIKNGGEFVYIGCTPPEHLQGWANILHGGILSTLLDEAITHVGIGTFDQAAVTAQLEIRFRNPAPTRVKLHVNAERIKISKRLVEAKAEVTLSDGTLIATGRGKVMPVNESFAPKISVQ, encoded by the coding sequence ATGGGAATTGAAAATAATGACAACTGCTTCGTTTGTGGTATGAAAAATCCATATGGCTTTCAGGTAAAACCTGAAATCAAGAATGGAGGCGAATTCGTCTATATTGGATGTACGCCCCCCGAGCATTTACAAGGGTGGGCAAACATTCTACACGGGGGTATCCTCAGCACCCTATTAGATGAAGCGATTACACACGTCGGGATAGGGACTTTCGATCAAGCCGCAGTAACAGCGCAGCTCGAAATCCGTTTTCGCAATCCGGCACCGACCCGTGTGAAACTCCATGTAAACGCAGAGCGTATTAAGATTTCAAAAAGGTTAGTTGAAGCAAAAGCGGAAGTCACGCTTAGCGATGGCACCCTTATCGCTACTGGCAGGGGTAAGGTAATGCCGGTCAATGAGAGTTTCGCTCCTAAGATATCGGTTCAATAA
- a CDS encoding tetratricopeptide repeat protein: protein MKYIKFFSSNRIQPNNTSGSGAAFYSIIIRKSFLGLLALAYGCFAIGIPASGDEDQRAAWQEAFTLIDEGNRKRATVKLEALLQTDLSESEKLRIHHALGYNYEKLRNRPKAVGHYARVASVSYPLADCAIYRLAQLYEDMNNRTRAIKWYTQLVKDYPTSFYLVKAKWALAQLHLEEKAYASAKSLLVELVEEPRYEREASFALTRCHEELGDTTTAFNTYRELITENHSKSVARDSLSRLKRLMRSHKTLKLTPTDRLNCGLVSFSHKQWKTAVSDLELIPKTVDMNLRAHALYLIGRSYQGRKWYNTAIKKFNGVIALGDKNRYLTRATYQIAQCYRRKGHIRTAISKLESFVKSYAWSEWVDNALYDIAQLREKQGKLELALEAYARLIKVAPKSPYADVAAWRTGWQRFDERRYEESYNAFEGLKENFPGNRYAMGAHFWMAKIRERQNKPALARKLYKEVAEAKYWYYSARAKAILGVAMSELEPKAVQDAELPVRQASPEQVLLLMELRLYEDAITQLDEHINTTSLPERECFYNLVTCYEGLAMYDKARKVTERSLESPAFENATREDLEKLHQKLYPRYYAKTVEKYAKLYNVDTFLIAAMILEESRYNAAAVSWAGAIGLMQIMPPTGRELAQQLKIRRFRTSMLKQPDVNIQMGTKYIGYLNSLFNDNMMLVTGAYNGGPGRMKRWVASKNIADIDEFVEKITIRETRLHIKKVIDSYDHYIEIYKKASEPPAVNSVTGIVQKGL from the coding sequence ATGAAATATATAAAGTTCTTTAGCAGCAACCGAATTCAGCCCAACAATACATCAGGTTCGGGAGCTGCGTTCTATTCCATCATAATCCGAAAATCCTTTTTAGGTTTGCTCGCGTTGGCGTATGGATGCTTCGCTATCGGGATACCGGCTTCAGGTGATGAAGACCAGCGTGCTGCGTGGCAAGAAGCCTTTACCTTAATTGATGAAGGGAACCGCAAAAGAGCAACTGTGAAACTTGAGGCTTTATTGCAAACTGACCTGTCCGAGTCAGAAAAACTTCGGATTCATCATGCCCTCGGCTATAACTATGAAAAACTTCGCAACCGCCCGAAGGCGGTTGGGCATTACGCGCGAGTTGCTTCGGTGAGTTATCCACTGGCAGACTGTGCCATCTATCGCTTAGCACAACTTTACGAAGACATGAACAACAGAACACGGGCGATAAAGTGGTATACGCAGCTTGTCAAGGATTATCCCACGAGTTTTTATCTCGTGAAGGCAAAGTGGGCTTTAGCACAACTCCATCTGGAAGAGAAGGCGTACGCGTCCGCGAAGTCTCTGTTGGTCGAACTCGTTGAGGAGCCACGCTATGAAAGAGAAGCAAGTTTCGCTTTAACCCGTTGCCATGAAGAGCTCGGTGACACCACTACAGCATTCAACACGTATCGTGAACTCATAACCGAAAATCACTCAAAGAGTGTTGCTCGTGATTCACTCAGTCGGCTTAAGCGGCTTATGAGATCGCATAAAACGCTAAAACTGACCCCAACCGACCGGCTTAATTGTGGCTTGGTATCCTTTTCTCATAAACAATGGAAAACCGCCGTGTCGGACTTGGAATTAATTCCTAAGACTGTGGATATGAATCTACGAGCGCATGCGCTCTACCTCATCGGACGCAGTTATCAGGGGCGGAAGTGGTACAATACAGCAATTAAGAAGTTCAATGGCGTTATTGCACTCGGTGATAAAAACAGGTATCTCACGCGCGCGACGTATCAAATAGCCCAGTGTTATCGTCGGAAGGGGCATATTAGAACCGCCATCAGCAAGCTTGAAAGTTTTGTGAAGTCCTATGCATGGAGTGAGTGGGTAGACAACGCATTGTATGATATCGCGCAACTCCGCGAAAAACAGGGAAAATTGGAGTTAGCACTTGAGGCGTATGCCCGCTTAATTAAGGTTGCCCCGAAAAGTCCTTACGCTGATGTTGCAGCGTGGCGAACCGGGTGGCAGCGCTTTGATGAACGCCGCTATGAAGAGAGTTACAACGCTTTCGAGGGTCTGAAAGAGAATTTCCCTGGAAATCGTTATGCGATGGGTGCGCACTTTTGGATGGCAAAGATACGTGAACGCCAGAACAAGCCCGCACTGGCGCGGAAGTTGTATAAAGAAGTAGCAGAAGCAAAGTATTGGTACTACTCGGCACGAGCAAAAGCGATTTTAGGTGTGGCTATGTCCGAGTTGGAACCGAAAGCCGTTCAAGATGCGGAATTACCCGTGCGTCAGGCATCTCCAGAACAGGTGCTGTTGTTGATGGAACTGAGGCTTTATGAAGATGCGATTACGCAGTTAGACGAGCACATCAACACAACTTCGCTCCCTGAACGCGAGTGTTTTTATAATCTGGTTACCTGTTATGAAGGTCTCGCGATGTACGATAAAGCCCGGAAGGTGACTGAACGGTCTCTTGAGAGTCCGGCTTTTGAAAATGCGACGCGAGAGGATTTAGAGAAACTGCACCAGAAACTCTATCCGCGCTACTATGCTAAGACTGTTGAGAAATATGCCAAATTGTATAACGTGGATACCTTCTTAATTGCGGCTATGATTTTGGAGGAAAGTCGATACAACGCGGCGGCGGTGAGTTGGGCAGGCGCGATCGGATTGATGCAGATTATGCCCCCGACCGGAAGAGAACTCGCCCAGCAGCTCAAAATCCGTCGCTTCCGAACCTCAATGCTCAAACAGCCCGATGTGAATATTCAGATGGGGACGAAGTATATCGGATATCTTAATTCACTGTTCAATGACAACATGATGCTGGTGACTGGCGCGTATAATGGCGGTCCTGGACGGATGAAGCGGTGGGTGGCATCGAAAAATATCGCAGACATCGATGAGTTTGTCGAGAAGATTACTATTCGAGAAACCCGACTTCATATCAAGAAGGTGATTGACAGTTACGATCACTATATAGAAATTTATAAGAAGGCAAGCGAACCGCCAGCTGTGAATTCGGTAACAGGGATCGTCCAAAAAGGTCTTTAG
- the nadB gene encoding L-aspartate oxidase, with product MENPKSAVNPERNSSWDTDVLIIGSGAAGLRAALAASEHTNVTLITKTTLTESNTHYAQGGIAVAMNLDDTIALHIKDTCAAGAGLCDAKAVEMMVSEGIPRVAELLDWGANFDWEGTLPRFTQEAAHSRRRIVHKGDATGRETTDVLIQRVLNTEKIHVLQNTFAIDLLTDAETPQEFQEAATCYGVTAIVDEHVTAIRAKSTILATGGLGRIYPCTSNPKVATGDGFAAAWRAGCEMVDMEFVQFHPTTLYLDGAPNFLISEAVRGEGGQLINIRGERFMERYHEKGELAPRDVVSRAIQIEMELTGFPCVYLDITHKPAEFIHERFPTISETTKHYGLDINIDLIPVRPGAHFMMGGIRTNTDTQTNLKGLYACGEVACTGVHGANRLASNSLLECLVYGARAGTNAAAFAASQPSHSPDVSHAGNTETSQTPDLDFIEVVKDAIRETLWENVSIERNGEGLRQTLAELKDLTTNLGNVPATPAPNDIALVEAVNMLNVALMITESALARTESRGAHYRADFPTQDDSDWHRRILIKNNNPPEVISLE from the coding sequence ATGGAAAATCCAAAATCTGCGGTAAATCCAGAGCGGAATTCAAGTTGGGACACCGATGTGCTCATCATCGGTAGTGGTGCCGCTGGATTACGCGCCGCTCTCGCTGCGAGCGAACACACGAATGTGACCTTAATCACCAAAACCACGCTGACAGAGAGCAACACACACTATGCCCAAGGTGGCATCGCAGTTGCCATGAACCTCGATGACACGATTGCCTTGCACATAAAGGATACCTGTGCAGCTGGAGCCGGACTCTGTGATGCCAAAGCCGTTGAGATGATGGTATCCGAAGGCATTCCACGGGTCGCTGAACTCCTTGACTGGGGGGCGAACTTTGATTGGGAAGGCACACTGCCCCGCTTTACACAGGAAGCCGCACATAGCCGTCGCCGTATCGTTCACAAAGGCGACGCAACCGGACGTGAAACAACGGATGTTCTCATCCAGCGTGTGCTTAACACCGAAAAAATCCATGTCTTACAAAATACATTTGCCATTGATCTCCTGACGGATGCGGAGACTCCCCAAGAGTTTCAGGAAGCCGCTACATGCTACGGCGTTACCGCGATTGTAGATGAACACGTAACTGCTATTCGCGCCAAATCCACGATTCTCGCAACAGGGGGACTTGGACGCATCTACCCGTGTACCTCCAACCCAAAAGTAGCAACAGGTGATGGGTTTGCTGCAGCGTGGCGCGCTGGATGCGAAATGGTTGATATGGAATTCGTCCAGTTTCACCCAACAACACTCTATTTGGATGGTGCCCCCAACTTTTTAATCTCAGAAGCTGTTCGGGGTGAAGGCGGTCAACTCATCAACATTCGGGGTGAACGGTTTATGGAGAGATACCACGAGAAAGGTGAACTCGCGCCCCGCGATGTCGTCAGTCGTGCTATCCAGATAGAAATGGAATTAACCGGATTTCCATGCGTCTATCTCGACATTACACATAAGCCTGCCGAGTTTATCCATGAACGCTTCCCCACGATCTCTGAAACCACCAAACACTATGGATTGGACATCAACATCGACTTAATTCCGGTGCGTCCCGGTGCCCATTTTATGATGGGCGGCATCCGCACGAACACCGATACACAAACGAACCTCAAAGGACTCTACGCCTGTGGCGAAGTTGCCTGCACGGGTGTCCACGGCGCGAACCGTCTGGCGAGCAATTCGCTGCTGGAGTGCCTCGTCTACGGCGCGCGCGCTGGCACAAACGCTGCAGCATTCGCAGCATCGCAGCCTTCTCACTCACCAGATGTATCACATGCCGGTAATACAGAGACATCTCAAACGCCAGATTTAGATTTTATAGAGGTGGTAAAGGATGCAATCCGCGAGACCCTCTGGGAAAATGTGAGTATTGAACGAAACGGCGAGGGTTTAAGACAAACCCTCGCCGAATTGAAAGACTTAACCACAAATTTAGGAAACGTGCCGGCAACACCAGCACCAAATGATATAGCACTCGTTGAAGCCGTCAATATGCTCAATGTCGCCTTGATGATAACGGAATCAGCACTCGCGCGAACCGAAAGCCGCGGCGCACACTACCGCGCTGATTTTCCGACGCAAGACGATAGCGATTGGCACCGCCGAATTCTTATCAAAAACAATAACCCACCAGAAGTGATCTCCTTAGAATAG